From the Bacteroidota bacterium genome, the window GCTAAACAAAGCCTATACCTCCGACTTGAATAATATGCTGCAATACGAAGCCTATAACCAAGGCATAGCAGGAAGCAGCGAAGACTATCAAGAAGGCGTTGCTGCCTTCATAGCAAAAAGGAAACCACAATTTAAAGGACAGTAAGACACTACCTTAAAAAGGAATTGCTAGTCTTTTAGATTTGAAATTGTAATCAACTTAGTTTAGTCCAGCTAAATTCATCACACCTCCACGAATCTAAGTTCGGTTTAGATGAAATGGCTTGCATTTTGAACCCGGTATGGCAAGTTGGACTAAGAAGATAACACATTTCACTAGGAATTGGTCTTTGTATTTGCCTTCCTTGTATTAGTTAATTCGGCAATAATCGTTGTCTAACAATAGGTGTTACACACGAAGCAGCTATAAGTAGGCATTAGCTTTTGCCGTTTCAACCGGCTCTTTGCCAAATTGTCCTCTTCTCTTTCAATTTTTGACCGACTTATTCCTATTCGGTACCCATCTCTAGCTATTCGGTCCCTGTTAGCAAGAGACAGGTGCCTGTTCGTAGCTATTCGGTCCCTGTTCGTAAGAGATAGGTCCCTGATTGTAGCTATTCGGTACCTGTTAGTAAGAGACAGGTGCCTGTTAGCTGCTACTCGGTCCCTGTTAGTTAAAGACAGGTCCCTGTTCGTAGCTACTCGGTGCCTGTTCGCAAGAGATAGGTTCCTGTTGGCGGCAATTCGGTCCCTGCTAGCTGCTATTCGGTGCCTGTTAGCTGCTACTTGGTCCCTATTAGCAAGAGATGGGTGCCTATCTTGAGCTATTCGGTACCGAATAGCTCAAGATAAGCGTTTTTTAGGCCCTTTGATGATTTGGAGTCATGAGGCAATGCAGTATCTTTGGAGGTAACTGTGTATCAAATCTTTATAATTAGGCAGTCTTTCATATTTTTTCACTGAGATAGCGTTATATATGATTGAGAATATAAGCAGATATTATTCCATCAGCTGTCCAGATCATGATTGCGGGAAACATGTATTCAAGCGTTGTAATTCCCTCAAACTTCTGACATCAGTGGTTACAGAATTGCTGAAACCAATAAAGATATTGACATGGAATTCAGGAATAAATCTATAGGGCAGCATCATTTTCCTATCACCCCATCATCGCTGAATTTGCCAGGACCTAGCAGCAGAATAGTAGTGAAGGAGACAAGGAAAAGTGCGGGCACCTCGCCTTTGCCAAAAACATCGCCACCGTGAGCATGAGTCAAAGCCACACTCATAGCAAATATGAGGGGAATGGCAGCTAAGCGAGTAAAAAGCCCGGCAGCGATAAAAGCAGCACAGAAAAATTCGGCAAAGATGAGGAGGGCAAATGAAACCGGTCCTCCCAAGCCCATAAAATCCATAAAGCCATCTTTCTTTTCGGCATACTGAATCAGTTTCCCATATCCATGTGCCATCATCAATATGCCGGAAGCCAATCGTAAAATCAGCAGGGCGAGATTAAATCCAAAGTCTGTGTATTTGATGGAGAGTATTTTTTTCATGGCAGTAAATTTGTTTCCCGAATATATGAATTATCTATTCCTAACCAATACTTTTTCACAGCAGTTCCAGAGTTTCTGAGCGGTTAGCTCCCAACTGAATTTCTTTATTTGTTCTTTCCCCTTTTCAATAAGTGCTTGGCGCAATGCATCATTTTCGCTTAGCTTTTTCATGGCAGAAGAAATCTCCTCTACCGACAAAGGATTGACGAGCAACGCCGCATCTCCGGCGGCCTCGGGCATGGAACTGACGTTGGAGGTAATGACAGGCACTTCGCAGCTCATCGCCTCGATAATGGGAATTCCAAAACCCTCGAATAAAGAAACATAAACCATAGCAAAAGCAGCAGCGACAATTTCCCCTAAATCTTCCGAAGGAATATGCCCTAAGAAGCTGACATCTTTTTGATGCTTCATTTTCTTATAAATCTGCTCCACTTCATTGTACTTCCATGCCTTTCGCCCGACAATCAGCAGTTGAAAATCTGAACCGGTACCGGTCTTGAATTGCTCGAACGCCTGCAATAAGTTTCCGACATTTTTTCGCGGGTGAATGGAGCCTACATAAACAAAGTAGTTCTTTCCATCGCTATATTTTTCTTTCACCTCTTGCTTTCTGTCTTCAGCTATGGGGCGATAAACCTCCTTGGCACCGTTGTACACCACATCAATTTTATCCGGTGAAATGTCGTAGTATTTCACAATATCCTCTTTTGAAAATTCAGATACCGTGGCGATGCGTGCTGCTTTGCGCGCATAACGGGGAATGAAATATCTATAATAAAGCAACGAAAGCCAAGGCACCTGATTCTTGAAATGCTCATAAGATAAGTCGTGCATTACCAGTACCTGTGGTATATCTGATCTTAAACAGCCAAAACTATCAGTAGAAAGAAATAAGTCGTGTGGATTTCGTTTCAGCCAAATAGCCATTTCGATTTCAAACCACCAATACCACAAAATTGGCCTACGGGCAGGGGGCAGAATTACCATAGGTATCACGTTCGGCCCAAACAGAAACTCATCTTCATAATAGCTATCAAAAAGAAAGGTGAAATCTACTTCAGGATGCGCCTGCGTCATCCGTTTCAGCGATTCGAAGGTGAAAAGACCGATACCCTCCAGTTTATTCTTAATCAGGAAACGGGTATTGACCACTATTTTGGTTCTGCGGCTCAAGTCAGGATTTGCTTCGCAATAATATCCATTTTTAACCTTGAGCTACGAAACATATAATTATAGAAAGGGATTGTACAGGGAAACGGAAGTTCAGAAATTCATTTTTTGTTCAATCAGGACATGAATATAATTTCTATGGAAACCTACTGGTTCATTAACAACTGCGGTCTTCTGCTTGGTAATTCTCTTGTTAAAATGCACCAGCATAAGGCCCATCTGGCTTTGCTTTGTTTCAACGACTAGGTGTATAAAAAATTGTGTGGCAGCCCTTAACTTATGACGAAAACGGCCCAATACCCTATCAACAGACGTGTGCTACTTTACCAAAAGCAGCATTCCCTGTCGTTGCACCACCACCCCGTCATCGGCGGTGAACTCAATAAAATAAGCATAGCCTCCCGGTGGCGATGCTTTTCCTCCCTGAGTGCCGTCCCAGCCGGTGTCGTAGTCGTTGCTTTCAAACACCCTTCCGCCCCATTTGTTATAAATGATCATAGAATAACCTCTTTTCTCTCCATAGATAATGGTGGGTTTGAAAACATTATTCAATCCATTTGGAGCAAAAGCATTGGGGACATATATAATAGGCCGGTGGATGATGCACTTTTCGTTTGACCAACTAGAAAGTGTCGCACTGTAGCCGTTTGGTAAATTCAATTGATAGGTCGCTTCAATCCGATAGCAGAACACTCCTTTTTGATCCAAAAATTGTTGTAATGAATCCGAATATTCGGTAGTGCCTACGGGCAAGGTAGCGAGCAACTGGTAACCGGAACCGTAATTACGGTATAGTTTATAGTTGGTTACGGTAGCGTATTCCAGTTCAAAAGCATTCCATTTCAGGTTGGCGAGATAAAAATCATATAGTTCACCGTCCAAATGAATCGTTTTGCCGTAGGGTGTCGGATATTGGTTCTGACAGCTATCCACCGCCACCACTTGATAGTAATAGGGGTTCATATTTGGGAATACCGCAGAGTCAATGTGCATTTCAAAAAGTTGCAGTGGAGAAGGAACCCCAAACTGGTACACCGGTAAATAACTGGTACCGTTGGTACTCTGCATGATTTTATAAACAAGTAATTGAGCAATGGTATCAGTCATCCAAGTCATCTCAATTTGGTCGTCTGTATTCACAGTCAGATTGGTGATATAGATGTAAGATGGAGGTTGAATGATAGATGCGTGCATGCAGACCATATTACTATTCGATACAATGGTCGTATCAGCAGCACTAATAGCACGCACCACGAGACAAAGAGAATCGCCATCATTGAAATTGGTAAAGGCATAGACTAGTGTTCCCGGACCGGTGGTGCCGTCCATCGCAAAACCGGCATTGTTTTTATTCACCCATATCTGATATTCTAATACATCTGCCGGCCAATTGAAATAGTTGGTCCAGTTGATATTCACCTGTCGTTGGCAGCGCGCGATAGAAGCAGTTTGATAAATAGTAAAATGAAAAGGAGTATCAAAGGCGCTTACTCCGCCACAACTATCTACCGCAGCCACTGTATAGACTAGCGGCTCGGTCGAGGGGTCTCCGGCAACATCAAGATAGGTGG encodes:
- a CDS encoding glycosyltransferase family 4 protein, with amino-acid sequence MSRRTKIVVNTRFLIKNKLEGIGLFTFESLKRMTQAHPEVDFTFLFDSYYEDEFLFGPNVIPMVILPPARRPILWYWWFEIEMAIWLKRNPHDLFLSTDSFGCLRSDIPQVLVMHDLSYEHFKNQVPWLSLLYYRYFIPRYARKAARIATVSEFSKEDIVKYYDISPDKIDVVYNGAKEVYRPIAEDRKQEVKEKYSDGKNYFVYVGSIHPRKNVGNLLQAFEQFKTGTGSDFQLLIVGRKAWKYNEVEQIYKKMKHQKDVSFLGHIPSEDLGEIVAAAFAMVYVSLFEGFGIPIIEAMSCEVPVITSNVSSMPEAAGDAALLVNPLSVEEISSAMKKLSENDALRQALIEKGKEQIKKFSWELTAQKLWNCCEKVLVRNR
- a CDS encoding DoxX family protein; the encoded protein is MKKILSIKYTDFGFNLALLILRLASGILMMAHGYGKLIQYAEKKDGFMDFMGLGGPVSFALLIFAEFFCAAFIAAGLFTRLAAIPLIFAMSVALTHAHGGDVFGKGEVPALFLVSFTTILLLGPGKFSDDGVIGK
- a CDS encoding gliding motility-associated C-terminal domain-containing protein is translated as MNKHRLILLFVFGMLLRPLFGQTILAPDLQCVENNNVNGNITLYWTNAPTNPCGAFVEYTIYASQNGPNGPFNPIAVTTQSATSFVLANYLSLSTTWYFYMEAKYNCPGATALQSDTINNLNPATPKIINVDVTPGGDVIFNWAPSSSPQTHGYIIYYGLANGNATPLGTVTGRFNTTYLDVAGDPSTEPLVYTVAAVDSCGGVSAFDTPFHFTIYQTASIARCQRQVNINWTNYFNWPADVLEYQIWVNKNNAGFAMDGTTGPGTLVYAFTNFNDGDSLCLVVRAISAADTTIVSNSNMVCMHASIIQPPSYIYITNLTVNTDDQIEMTWMTDTIAQLLVYKIMQSTNGTSYLPVYQFGVPSPLQLFEMHIDSAVFPNMNPYYYQVVAVDSCQNQYPTPYGKTIHLDGELYDFYLANLKWNAFELEYATVTNYKLYRNYGSGYQLLATLPVGTTEYSDSLQQFLDQKGVFCYRIEATYQLNLPNGYSATLSSWSNEKCIIHRPIIYVPNAFAPNGLNNVFKPTIIYGEKRGYSMIIYNKWGGRVFESNDYDTGWDGTQGGKASPPGGYAYFIEFTADDGVVVQRQGMLLLVK